Proteins co-encoded in one Cupriavidus taiwanensis genomic window:
- a CDS encoding DedA family protein/thiosulfate sulfurtransferase GlpE encodes MGELQALLENHGLMLVFLNVLVEQAGLPVPAYPMLFVAGALGVQDTGPSIGAVLAAVIVACLIADTGWYFAGRRLGQPMLRTICKVSISPDSCIRQTQSLYLRVGPRSLVVAKLLPGAGALSTAMAGMTGTPLPLFLFYDAIGAMVWAGSGLLIGVVFSDFIDAILEGFSTYGHMALVAVVGAFLVFLAWRSWRRLRLLRITKRVPRMSVDELESRRLAGALPVVIDVRAHGDVPMERIPGSMVLDMQGALDSLDALGVTPAEADIVVYCACPNEMSAALLAERLRVAGYPRTWALAGGFDEWKRRHGATVPPAVSHPEPGQATAR; translated from the coding sequence GTGGGAGAGTTACAGGCCTTGCTGGAAAACCACGGGCTGATGCTGGTGTTCCTGAACGTACTGGTCGAGCAGGCCGGGCTGCCGGTGCCGGCCTATCCGATGCTGTTCGTCGCCGGCGCGCTGGGCGTGCAGGACACCGGGCCATCGATCGGCGCGGTGCTGGCCGCGGTCATCGTCGCCTGCCTGATTGCCGACACCGGCTGGTACTTTGCCGGGCGCCGGCTGGGGCAGCCGATGCTGCGCACGATCTGCAAGGTATCGATCTCGCCCGACTCCTGCATCCGCCAGACCCAGTCGCTGTACCTGCGCGTGGGGCCGCGCTCGCTGGTCGTGGCCAAGCTGCTGCCGGGTGCGGGCGCGCTGTCGACCGCGATGGCCGGCATGACCGGCACGCCATTGCCGCTGTTCCTGTTCTACGACGCGATCGGTGCGATGGTATGGGCCGGCAGCGGCCTGCTGATCGGCGTGGTGTTCAGCGACTTTATCGATGCCATTCTCGAAGGCTTCAGCACGTATGGCCATATGGCGCTGGTGGCGGTGGTCGGCGCCTTCCTGGTATTCCTGGCGTGGCGCTCGTGGCGCCGCCTGCGGCTGCTGCGTATTACCAAACGCGTGCCGCGCATGAGCGTGGATGAGCTCGAATCGCGCCGGCTGGCCGGCGCGTTGCCGGTCGTGATCGACGTGCGCGCCCACGGCGACGTGCCGATGGAGCGCATTCCCGGCTCGATGGTGCTCGACATGCAGGGCGCGCTCGACAGCCTCGACGCGCTCGGCGTGACGCCCGCCGAGGCCGACATCGTGGTCTATTGCGCCTGTCCGAACGAGATGTCGGCGGCGCTGCTGGCCGAACGCCTGCGCGTGGCCGGTTATCCCCGCACCTGGGCGCTGGCCGGGGGCTTCGATGAATGGAAGCGGCGGCATGGCGCCACCGTGCCGCCTGCCGTCTCCCATCCCGAACCGGGCCAGGCGACGGCGCGCTGA
- a CDS encoding Bug family tripartite tricarboxylate transporter substrate binding protein: MTYGRRNFLKQSSALAAGLAAGPLAGLSPSAHGANWPNRPIRLVVPYTAGGSSDIIARLVSKQLGEALGQSVVVDNRPGANGNVGAALVAQATDNHTLLLCDIGALAISPSVYTKLTFNIAKDLKPVSMLAYSPHLLVVHPSVQVSSVKELVVLSQRSQLNFAVTAIGSAPHLAGVAVEQATGAKWQYVPYKGGSQAIADTVGGSAQVLMNGMLATLPHVQSGKLKLIAQSKRTRMPLLQNVPTIAEQGVPNFESGTWQGVMAPASMPDAMVARISAELIRIIRAPDLRAQLVAQGAEVVTMTPGETGKFFVAEQSRWAGVVKQAGIKLEA; the protein is encoded by the coding sequence ATGACCTACGGACGCCGCAACTTCCTCAAGCAATCCTCCGCACTGGCCGCCGGCCTTGCCGCCGGGCCGCTCGCCGGCCTGTCGCCATCCGCGCACGGCGCGAACTGGCCCAATCGCCCGATCCGCCTGGTGGTGCCATACACCGCCGGCGGCTCGTCCGACATCATCGCGCGCCTGGTCAGCAAGCAGCTGGGCGAGGCGCTGGGCCAGTCGGTGGTGGTGGATAACCGCCCCGGCGCCAACGGCAACGTCGGCGCGGCACTGGTCGCGCAGGCCACCGACAACCATACGCTGCTGCTGTGCGATATCGGCGCGCTGGCCATCAGTCCGTCGGTCTATACCAAGCTGACCTTCAATATCGCCAAGGACCTCAAGCCGGTGTCGATGCTGGCGTATTCGCCGCACCTGCTGGTGGTGCATCCGTCGGTGCAGGTGTCCAGCGTGAAGGAGCTGGTGGTGCTGTCGCAGCGCAGCCAGCTCAACTTCGCCGTGACCGCGATCGGCAGCGCGCCGCACCTGGCCGGCGTGGCGGTGGAGCAGGCCACCGGCGCCAAGTGGCAATACGTGCCGTACAAGGGTGGCTCGCAGGCCATTGCCGACACCGTCGGCGGCAGCGCGCAGGTGCTGATGAACGGCATGCTCGCCACGCTGCCGCATGTGCAGTCGGGCAAGCTCAAGCTGATCGCGCAATCCAAGCGCACGCGCATGCCGCTGCTGCAGAACGTGCCGACCATCGCCGAGCAGGGCGTGCCGAACTTCGAGTCGGGTACCTGGCAGGGCGTGATGGCCCCGGCCAGCATGCCCGACGCGATGGTGGCGCGCATCAGCGCCGAACTGATCCGCATCATCCGTGCGCCTGACCTGCGCGCCCAGCTGGTGGCGCAGGGTGCCGAAGTGGTGACAATGACGCCGGGGGAAACCGGCAAGTTCTTCGTCGCCGAGCAATCGCGCTGGGCGGGGGTGGTGAAGCAGGCGGGGATCAAGCTCGAGGCTTGA
- a CDS encoding aldehyde dehydrogenase (NADP(+)) — MQITGDMLIGAQAVRGTEATLQAINPATGAAIGPDFHGGGEAEVERACALAEAAFDTYRNTTPEQRAAFLEAIATGLEALGDTLIERAHLESALPIARLQGERGRTAGQLRLFATVLREGRWQQATFDPALPERNPPRPDLRMQRIAIGPVAVFGASNFPLAFSVAGGDTAAALAAGCPVVVKAHPAHLGTSELVGRVIQQAVRDAGLPEGVFSLLVGVGNAIGTALVSHPAIQAVGFTGSRAGGMALMRAANARPQPIPVYAEMSSINPVFLLPAALDARGEEIGRQLVDSLVLGVGQFCTNPGLVIGIEGPALDKFRAAALGALQGKPAATMLTPGIHAAYQQGVAQLASLDGLQRIGNGVDAGGANQARPEMFETTAAQFLADHRMQAEVFGPSTVLVVCRDMDEMLNVARQLEGQLTATMQLDDADHAAAQRLLPVLERKAGRVLCNGYPTGVEVAYAMVHGGPFPATSDVRTTSVGATAIDRFLRPVCYQNLPQGLLPAALRK; from the coding sequence ATGCAAATCACCGGCGACATGCTGATCGGCGCGCAAGCCGTGCGCGGCACCGAAGCGACGCTGCAGGCGATCAATCCCGCCACCGGCGCGGCGATCGGCCCCGACTTCCACGGCGGCGGCGAGGCCGAGGTCGAGCGCGCCTGCGCGCTGGCCGAAGCGGCCTTCGACACTTACCGCAACACCACGCCCGAACAGCGCGCGGCCTTCCTCGAGGCCATCGCCACGGGCCTCGAAGCGCTCGGCGACACGCTGATCGAGCGCGCCCACCTGGAAAGCGCGCTGCCGATCGCACGCCTGCAGGGCGAGCGCGGCCGCACCGCCGGCCAGCTGCGCCTGTTCGCCACGGTGCTGCGCGAGGGCCGCTGGCAGCAAGCCACCTTCGACCCCGCGCTGCCCGAGCGCAATCCGCCGCGCCCGGACCTGCGCATGCAGCGCATCGCCATCGGCCCGGTTGCGGTGTTCGGCGCCAGCAACTTTCCGCTGGCCTTCTCCGTGGCGGGCGGCGACACGGCCGCGGCGCTGGCCGCGGGCTGCCCGGTGGTGGTCAAGGCGCACCCGGCGCACCTGGGCACCTCCGAGCTGGTCGGGCGCGTGATCCAGCAGGCGGTGCGCGACGCCGGCCTGCCCGAGGGCGTGTTCTCGCTGCTGGTCGGCGTCGGCAATGCCATCGGCACGGCGCTGGTGTCGCATCCGGCGATCCAGGCGGTGGGCTTCACCGGCTCGCGCGCCGGCGGCATGGCGCTGATGCGCGCCGCCAACGCGCGCCCGCAGCCGATCCCGGTGTACGCCGAGATGAGCAGCATCAACCCGGTGTTCCTGCTGCCCGCCGCGCTCGACGCGCGCGGCGAGGAGATCGGCCGCCAGCTGGTCGATTCGCTGGTGCTCGGGGTCGGCCAGTTCTGCACCAACCCCGGACTGGTGATCGGCATCGAAGGCCCCGCGCTCGACAAGTTCCGCGCGGCGGCGCTCGGCGCGCTGCAAGGCAAGCCGGCCGCCACCATGCTGACGCCCGGCATCCATGCCGCGTATCAGCAGGGCGTGGCCCAGCTGGCATCGCTCGACGGCTTGCAGCGCATCGGCAATGGCGTGGACGCCGGCGGCGCCAACCAGGCCCGGCCGGAGATGTTCGAAACCACCGCCGCGCAGTTCCTGGCGGACCATCGCATGCAGGCCGAGGTGTTCGGCCCGTCGACGGTACTGGTGGTGTGCCGCGATATGGACGAGATGCTGAACGTGGCGCGCCAGCTTGAAGGCCAGCTGACGGCGACGATGCAGCTCGACGACGCCGACCACGCCGCCGCGCAGCGCCTGCTGCCGGTGCTGGAGCGCAAGGCCGGGCGCGTGCTGTGCAACGGCTATCCCACCGGGGTCGAGGTCGCGTACGCGATGGTGCATGGCGGGCCGTTCCCGGCGACTTCGGACGTGCGTACGACTTCGGTCGGTGCCACGGCGATCGATCGCTTCCTGCGTCCGGTTTGCTACCAGAACCTGCCACAGGGATTGCTGCCGGCGGCGCTGCGGAAATAG
- the kdgD gene encoding 5-dehydro-4-deoxyglucarate dehydratase: MLAPNELKQIVSEGLLSFPITDFDAQGDFAPKSYAARLEWLAPYGATALFAAGGTGEFFSLTPQDYSAVVDTAVRTCAGKVPILAGAGGPTRTAIAYAQEAQRLGAAGVLLLPHYLTEASQDGIAAHVEEVCKAVDIGVIVYNRANSKLNAEQLSRLAERCPNLIGFKDGVGDIEAMVSIRRKLGDRFSYLGGLPTAEVYAAAYKALGVPVYSSAVFNFIPKTAMDFYRAIAADDHDTVGRLIDDFFLPYLAIRNRKAGYAVSIVKAGARLVGRDGGPVRAPLTDLTGEEMEMLGALINKLGPQ; encoded by the coding sequence ATGCTCGCACCGAACGAACTCAAGCAAATCGTCTCCGAAGGCCTGCTGTCCTTCCCCATCACCGACTTCGACGCCCAGGGCGACTTCGCGCCGAAGTCCTACGCCGCGCGCCTGGAATGGCTGGCGCCCTACGGCGCCACCGCGCTGTTCGCGGCCGGCGGCACGGGCGAGTTCTTCTCGCTGACGCCGCAGGACTACTCGGCCGTGGTCGACACCGCGGTGCGCACCTGCGCCGGCAAGGTGCCGATCCTCGCCGGCGCCGGCGGCCCGACCCGCACCGCCATTGCCTATGCGCAGGAAGCCCAGCGCCTGGGCGCCGCCGGCGTGCTGCTGCTGCCGCACTACCTGACCGAGGCCAGCCAGGACGGCATTGCCGCCCACGTGGAAGAAGTCTGCAAGGCGGTCGATATCGGCGTGATCGTCTACAACCGCGCCAATTCGAAGCTCAACGCCGAACAGCTGTCCCGCCTGGCCGAGCGCTGCCCCAACCTGATCGGCTTCAAGGACGGCGTGGGCGACATCGAAGCGATGGTCAGCATCCGCCGCAAGCTGGGCGACCGCTTCTCCTACCTGGGTGGCCTGCCCACCGCCGAGGTCTATGCCGCGGCCTACAAGGCGCTGGGCGTGCCGGTGTATTCGTCGGCGGTGTTCAACTTCATCCCGAAGACGGCGATGGACTTCTACCGCGCCATCGCCGCGGACGACCACGACACCGTCGGCCGCCTGATCGACGACTTCTTCCTGCCCTACCTCGCCATCCGCAACCGCAAGGCCGGCTATGCGGTCAGCATCGTCAAGGCGGGCGCGCGCCTGGTGGGCCGCGACGGCGGCCCCGTGCGCGCGCCGCTGACCGACCTGACCGGCGAGGAAATGGAGATGCTGGGCGCACTGATCAACAAGCTCGGCCCGCAGTAA